A portion of the Sabethes cyaneus chromosome 3, idSabCyanKW18_F2, whole genome shotgun sequence genome contains these proteins:
- the LOC128739454 gene encoding CLIP domain-containing serine protease B4-like, giving the protein MKLNVSLAIEMDLKTNNYGSIMLLQSREAAFNDIARGAPVKYRINFPTQSILPAVKSILLNGQIICSSLITPTPTTTIINWEHTWYGQLPGRIVPHINGVQMYETIARQIYKLESKPVQSVLDDPIALRIDTGSTSTSRFLRSTVAPPSSTNLECGKPTLYFQNHLSLKGDLVSEGQFPWIVPLFDRERPRSPRYICGSTIITKGHLLTAAHCVHELDEPIPADRLLAIPGMYNIDNFLDKNAVLADVAEVIPHEDYIFDDDLNDADIAVLRLQKVLDFSDHIVPICLWPGDNNLRKIVGSEGYVAGWGDTEDGASQVPTYIHTAIVNREQCNRNWDRQYRASTRVFCGDGQGAVPCNGDSGSGLVLKRGTQYYLRGVVSRGRTDPNTLKCDASKYVIYTDVAPFRFWLRTVAR; this is encoded by the exons ATGAAACTTAACGTTAGTCTGGCAATCGAAATGGATTTAAAAACA AATAATTACGGATCAATAATGCTCCTGCAGTCTCGTGAAGCTGCCTTCAACGACATCGCTCGTGGCGCGCCTGTCAAATATCGAATAAACTTTCCAACGCAATCTATTTTGCCAGCTGTTAAATCAATCCTGCTAAACGGTCAAATCATTTGCAGCAGTTTAATTACTCCGACTCCAACTACAACAATTATAAACTGGGAACACACCTGGTATGGTCAGCTACCGGGCCGAATTGTGCCACATATCAATGGAGTTCAAATGTATGAAACCATCGCTCGgcaaatctataaactagagtCAAAGCCAGTACAATCTGTATTGGATGACCCTATCGCATTGCGCATTGACACCGGATCAACGAGTACGTCGCGTTTCTTGCGAAGTACTGTTGCCCCTCCATCGAGCACAAATCT CGAATGTGGTAAGCCAACTCTTTACTTCCAAAACCATCTGTCCCTGAAGGGCGATCTGGTAAGCGAAGGTCAATTTCCGTGGATAGTTCCGCTGTTCGATCGGGAACGGCCGCGGAGCCCGCGCTACATCTGCGGTAGCACCATTATCACGAAAGGGCATCTTCTAACGGCGGCACACTGCGTGCACGAGCTAGATGAACCGATACCGGCCGATCGCCTACTGGCGATCCCCGGCATGTACAATATAGACAATTTCCTAGACAAAAATGCCGTCCTTGCCGATGTTGCCGAAGTAATCCCACATGAGGACTACATTTTTGACGATGACTTGAACGATGCGGACATTGCAGTGTTACGCTTGCAGAAGGTGCTGGATTTTTCCGATCACATCGTTCCGATTTGCCTCTGGCCGGGTGATAATAACCTGAGGAAGATTGTCGGCAGCGAGGGTTACGTTGCCGGTTGGGGTGACACGGAGGACGGTGCCTCTCAGGTGCCAACCTACATTCACACGGCCATCGTGAATCGGGAGCAGTGCAACCGGAACTGGGATCGACAGTATCGTGCCAGTACGCGGGTCTTCTGTGGCGACGGACAAGGTGCCGTTCCTTGCAATGGCGATTCCGGTAGTGGACTGGTGCTGAAGCGGGGTACGCAGTACTATCTACGGGGTGTGGTATCGAGAGGGCGAACCGATCCCAACACGCTCAAATGTGATGCCAGCAAGTATGTAATCTATACCGATGTAGCGCCGTTTCGGTTTTGGTTGCGAACCGTTGCGAGGTAG